TTTCATTTTCGTTGATCCAGGGGCTTACATCGACAATTTTGCTCAATGCGTCGGTATTCTTGTCATAGACATAGTAAGTGCCTAACGAACGGTCGCTATATGTGCGGATCATAAACCTATCTTCATTATCTGTTTCCGATGAAACAGCGAATTCATATCCGGCCAGCTTCTTTTCAAGATTTTGCATCATATTCCTGGATTCTTCATCAAAGTAATGCCGCTGTGTTTTATCCGATTCATAAGTGACATAGGTAAGCACTTTTCTTTTCTTGGAGTATTGCACACCATCGAGGTCATAGCCAGGATTCTCATAGAGTACCTCAACCTCTTTCCCGTTTTTTATGTCGAAAACGATTACAGCCAGCATATCGCGTCCGAGATTTGACAAGGCAAACACATTCTTATTATCGAAAGTAAACATGACCGGAGCCATAGTTTCTTTAAAGCTGGTGGTCAGGATAGGTTTAAATTCGTCCTTTTCTGTTTCACGATAGAGAACCTGGTTATTGACACCATCCACTATAGCAATGGCGGCACGCAGTTTAGCTTCATGGTCAAAAATCCATTGCTGGATGTTACCGGGATTCTCGGCCAGTTGTTTCATTTGGCCTGTCTTGACATTCAAACGGTAAGGATCAAAAACCTGAGGATCTCTTTTGTTCATGCCGATGATCACATCATCAGGAAACTCAGGCAAGTCATCGATGATCTGTGTCCTGACGCCCTCAAAGGGAGTATAACAGGTCAGATTTGAGCCATCGGCGTTAACGCCATATAACCTGAAATTTTCATCACCGCCCTGATCTTTCAGGTAGAGAATATAATTATCATTAGCCCAGAAATAACCGGCAATATCACGGTCGGTTTCACTGGTCAGCCTAATAGCTGAATCGGCACCAATCTTCTGAACAAAGATATTCATGCGCTTCTCGTAGGGTGCTTTAAATGAAAAATAGGTCCCTCCCGGAGAAATCTTATAACTGGATTTCTCAGGATTTTTAAAGAAATCTTCCAGCGGAATAAGCGGGGCTTTCACAATCTTTGGCTGTTGATTGCAACCAGAAAATACAAATAGTGCCATAATTATTACAATTAATGACATTGACAAGGTTTTTAGCTTCATGAATTAATAAATTTTTAGGATTAATAATAAAGTGAATAACCATCAAAAGTATGAAAAATTACTAAACTTTATAGCAAACTTTTCAGATTATCTTTCTTCTTCTTTCTTTGTCTGCCACACAATGAAAGCAAAGAAAAGTAATCGCCTTAGGGTTTGCAGGCGGGGCACCCACTGGGCGAAGATTCCGTACCTCTTTATCCGTATCAAAAATCTCAAAATTTTCACCATACCGAAATTTAAGCCAATTTTGTATTGTTATGTTTAACTGATTTGTGGTATTCTGAATGAAAGATCTCACAACGGGAAATGAGGGCAAACTGATTCTGAACTTTACAGTTCCGATGTTGCTTGGAAATATCTTCCAGCAAATGTATAACATCATTAACGCCATTGTTGTTGGCAAGTTCATCGGAAAACAGGCACTGGCTGCTGTGGGGGCATCATTCCCAATCATATTTTCACTTATTTCACTGGCTATTGGCATTGCCACCGGCGCAACTATTGTCATTGCGCAATATTTCGGGGCAAAAGACCTCCGGAATGTACGGCGAACGATTGACACACTATATATTTTCATTTTCATTGCATCAATCATTATCACCATTTTGGGTATCGCACTGAGCGAACCTATTTTCAAACTGATAAAACTGCCTGAAGATGTTCTGCCCCAGGCAAAATTATATCTGAATATCTATTTTACCGGGATGATCTTCTTTTTTGGATTTAATGCTACGAGTGCCATACTCAGAGGCCTCGGCGATTCAAGGACACCTCTTTATTTCCTGGTACTTGCCACTATCACGAACATCATTTTCGATCTGATTTTTGTACTTGTTTTCAAATGGGGAATCGCCGGTGTGGCCATATCTACCGTTATCTCGCAGGGTGGTGTATTTATAGCGGCAATCCTCTATCTGAACAGGACTCATGAGCTTATAAGATTCTCCATCCGGAAAATGGAATTTGACAGGGCTATCTTTAAAAAAAGTTTCAACATAGGCTTTCCTGTAGGATTTCAACAGGCTTTTGTAGCTTTAAGCATGATGGCGATGTTCTGGATCGTCAATCCTTTTGGCACCAATGCGAGTGCGGCATACAGTGTGGCTGTGAGAATTGATTCTTTCGCATCGCTGCCTGCCATGAACCTGGCTATGGCTTTGGCTACTTTTGTCGGACAGAACCTGGGTGCCAACAGGATCGACAGGGTCAAAAAGGGCTTTCATGCCACTATTCTGATGTCAGCCGCCATATCGCTCTTCATGACCTTACTTATCACCATATTCCGGCATCCTCTGATGACTCTGTTTACCTCTGATGCACAGGTAATCGAAATCGGTGAAACATATCTCCTGATTGTGAGTTCGTTTTATATTGTTTTCTCAACGATGTTTGTGGTGGGGGGAGTAATGCGCGGTGCTGGCGACACGCTTATACCCATGTTCATCACCCTCTTTGTCCTGTGGATAGTGCGAATTCCCGTTTCCTACTGGCTGAGCCGGGGAACAGGGGTTACCGGCATCTGGTGGGGCATTCCTGTTGCATGGCTTCTTGGATTGGGATTATCTTATTCCTATTATCTCACAGGAAGATGGAAGACGAAGGTAATTGTAAATCGAAAAAAGTATATGTAAAATTTAAAATTTAACTTGCAAATTTTAGGTTTTACATTTTCACTTTTCAATAGTATCAACGTATTCCAGGTTTCTGCATGGATCAAACCTTTTGTGCCTCTGCTCACTGCAGCCAAATGTCTTGACCAGAGAGAATTCGTATCCGCCTTTGAATCCGGATGCAGGATTCAGCCGGGATATGTTGGCATCATAACTGCACATAAAAATCAGCCCATTATAATCAATTCCTGCGAGGGGTATGATATCTCCGGAGATTCGAACCCATAATCCTCCGATAAGCTTTATATCCATTAAATGGTAATTCAGATTGCTACCGACAATGATCTCCTTTGAGGATGCCATGAGTGATAGCAGGAATCCAGGATTTATATCCATGATTTCATTCAACGAATGCAGAGCCAGACCATGGAAAACCCAGTTCCAGTCCAGCCGGCTTGATGAATTATCAAGGAACGTGACAACCGGATTATTGATATGACGCAGGCTTGATCCTGCAATTACCTTTGTCCCGTAAGATAATTTGAAGTTAACCAGCACACCGGCATTGAAATCCGTATAACTCGCCGAGGCTCTTTGCAGAATGTTAGAGGGACCGGGTGGTTGACCGTTGATGATATTTATGGTATTTGAGGGCGTTAAAAACTTATCTGGATTGATATTTTTTGTCACGCGTCCCACTCCAAAGCCTAAACTGGCCAGAAACGTCTTTCGCTTATTGAAGCTCATGGTATAAGCGAAATATCCCATGGCATGGGTGGTTTTTAGTTCCACCTCCCCGGCTTTGTCAGAATAAAACGTAATTCCAAGGCCAAACCAGCTGTTCCTGGTAAATGAGGGCCATATTCGCCCGTCAATCACAGCCGACTGGGTGACATAGGGAGTGCTGATACTGCTACCCTGTGACCTGTAATCGATGCCGGCGAAAATACGACATCCGGAGTTGCCTGAGAATGCCGGATTTAACAGTAACGGATTAGCCCAAAACTGCGAAAAATGAATATCCTGGCTTTGCACCGATATGACCAACAACATTATTAGTATGAAGGCTATGAGTCTTTTCATAAGTGACGTTTTATCGGATGAGGGTGATGTCGCCCTTTTTTTCAATTGTGCCCCCAGACAGACATTGCGCTTTTAAATAATACATATAAACATCCATAGGCTGATCGATACCTTTATAGGTACCATCCCATCCTATGCCCTGATCCTTAGTCCTGAAGACCATTTCACCCTGGCGGTTGAAAATCATAAAATCAAGATTGTCGATACCGGCGCCAAAAACTTTTATTTCATTATCCGGTGGTTTATCAGGTGCAAAAACATTAGGTACAAGTATCTCAGTGCATTCCACACCAATAAATATTTCATCCGACGACTGACAACCCGCCTGATCAACGGTCACATTGATGGTCATGTTCTGGGTGATGTTGTTGATAGTAATAGTCTGAGAAGTTTCGCCGGTAGACCAGGAATAATTTGCACCGGGATTTTGTGCATCCAGGGTGATACTGCCATCATAGGGCACAACCATTTTAGGGTCAAGGTTAACCACAGGATATGGATTTACGATGACCACAAATGTATCTTTGATGGCAATAAGCGGTGTAAACGAGATATCATCGAGGGCAAAGTCATTGCCCTTAGGTTCAAGGTGACGGTTTACAATGCTGATGGTAGCCGTTGTATTTGTGCCGGAAGGCCAAAGGATATAAAACTGCATCCATTGACAATTATCATTGGTAGTCTGCATTAAATCACCTAAGGGTGAACCATTAATTGAAAACTGTAATAAGGGCCACCTCAAAGGATCAGTTTCATATTTGAGAACATTTTGCAGCCAGGCAGAAAAAGCGTATGTAGCACCGGGCTCGACATTGGAAACTGTCTCACTCCAAACAGACGTATAACCAGCACTGTCACCATTTACAATCATCATCATCCCGTTACCTGAAGTATGATCGACACAGGGTGACCAGTCGTGATGAAAAAATGAGGGATTATTTGATACAGTGTAAGTTGCCTCGGAGGTTAAATCATCGGTCCGATATTGATATGCACTGGTGAATGCCGTATCGCCGGCTTCAAAATTTCCATTAGTGATAAGTTCGCGTGTGGTATCGGGCACCCATGTATATCGGATATATCTTGTTGTCACTGCAGGCGATACCACAAGACTGGGAAGGGTATCATTCATAGTTCCGGTTGAAGACTCCCATGAATAAAATAATCCCGGTGGATAACTGTTCAGTGTGGCCTGTTCGCCTATGCAAATCATTACGGTATCAGCCTGCCCAAGTGAAAACAACGGCAAGAGTAATATTAAAAAGGTCAGACAGTAAAACCTCCTCATAATATTAAATTAAAAATCAAAAATAAAAATGTAAAAAAACATATATTAAAAATTAAAAAGAAATTATTCGAATCATTATAAATAATTAATTACCAATCTATTATTAAACAAATTCCGATTGAATTAATAATATAAAAAACAGAAATTCCTGTTTTTTATATTTGATTTGTATCTTTAATTTTTCAATTTTGATTTTTGATCTATTCAGCTTCATCCTCAAAATACTCGTACTCGTACCTGATAAAATAATTCTGACTCATTCCTTTTCCCTGGCCGTCAATGAACACGTGTGATTCGGTCAACCGGTTATCCTCATTGTATGTCCTTTCCACCCTGTTCAGCAATTCATCATCATCATTATATTCTTCCTGCAGAATGATATTTCCAGCCTGGTCATACGAATGATGTGTCGTGTTTACACCATACGGTGTTTCTTCAATGATCCGTTTTACACGATCCGTTTCATCCCATTCATAGGTCATTTTTTCGATGAGCTGATCCTTCCCGTTATAACGTAATGTCTTGACCCTTTTTCCGGCCTCATCAAATTTTTGAACTATTGTATGCCTGTGAAAATCGTCGGGATAATGTTCGGTAATTTCCATTAACTGACCCATATCATTATAGGCGTATTCCCTTTCCGATATGAGGCTTTCGTCAGCATCCAGTATCTGGTGGTCGACCAGTTTACCCTTATCATATGAAAATATCTCCATTCCCTCTGGGGAATCAACAGGGTCATCAGCCTGTTTTTTAATCAGATGCCCGTCTTCATCATAATGGTAAAAAATGGTATCCATGGTCTTGTCCTGGTAATGCCGGAACTCTTTCCTGATGACTCCGTTTGCATCCCTTTCAAAGGTCTTATGCTCTGCAATTTCCTCGTCATCCATATATAAAATTGCCTCGATGAGAAAACCATTTTCATCATACCGGTTCTCGGTTTTTTCATCAACCTCTTCAGTCCTGTTAAATTTAATTTCCTTCAGAATATTTCCTTGCCTGTCATAAACCGCTTCATTATATTTGTAGCCAATAACATCCAGCGATTCGGCATTAAGATCTTCGATCACGACATCACTCTTATAAAGGATTACTGATTTGACGGGTCTTGCCATAGCCTTGTTTTTGATGAATAGGTTCGTTTTCCTGGAAAGTTAAAATTACATCAAATTCTCAAAATACAAACCTGCCATGTTTAATTAATTCATTCACACAAAAAATTTAAAGTCATGAAGAAAATCATTTATTGTTTATTATTAACAGGCATTGTCATCATGTTCAGTTGTATGAAAAAACAAAAGATTGACTATCCGCTAACAAAGGCGGATACCATCACTAACACCTACTTTGGTGTTACAGTTCCTGATCCTTACCGTTGGCTGGAAAATGACACAACAAAGGAAACAGCCCAGTGGGTAGAGGAAGAAAACAAAGTCACCTTTGCATATCTTGATAAGATACCTTTTCGGGATAAGCTCAGGGAAAGGATTACCAGCTTATGGAATTACCCCAAATATGGTGTGCCTTTCAGGAAAGGCAGCCATTATTTCTTTTCAAAAAATGATGGATTACAGAACCAGAGCATTTATTATATCCAGGACAGCCTTGGTGGTGAGCCAAGTATTTTGCTTGATCCCAACAAGTTCTCCCAGGATGGCACGATAGCTCTGGCCGGCCTGGCTATTTCCAAGGACGGGAAATATCTTGCCTATGCCACTGCTGAAGCAGGTTCGGACTGGAACAAGATCTACGTCATGGACATTGACACAAAAGAAAAGCTTGCCGACGAGCTCCTGTGGGTCAAATTTTCGGGCATGGCATGGAAGGATGATGGCTTTTATTATAGCCGTTACACGGAACCCAAAGGTGAATCGGAATTATCCTCAAAAAATGAAAATCAAAAAGTCTATTATCATAAGCTCGGCACACCGCAGAGTACAGATGTCCTGATATATGAAAACAAGGAAAATCCGATGCGTATGTATGGCGCTGCTACGACTGAGGATGAGCGTTTTCTTCTCCTTTATGAATCCGAATCGACACAGGGAAATGCACTCTATTATAAAGATTTAGGTAAAAAGGATGGTGAATTTATCCAGCTAGCCCCGGGTTTTGAATTTGAATATGGCGTTGTGGATAATATGGGCGATGAACTCATCATCAGGACCAACGATAGCGCTCCCAGGTATAAATTGATGCTGGTCGATCTGAAAAATCCTGCAATCAACGATTGGAAAGCCATCATTCCTGAAAAGACAGAAGTGCTGGATGGTGTCACTCTGGCCGGCGGAAAGGTTATCGCTCAATACATGAAAGATGCTCAAAGCAAAGCCTACATTTATGATACAAAGGGTACACAGGAAGGAGAGCTGACCTTACCGGGATTGGGAACATTAGCCGGCTTCAGTGGAAGAATTGAGGATGATATCGCCTTTTATCTTTATACCTCCTTTACATTCCCTGCAACGGTTTATAAATATAATGTCCCGCAAAACAGATCGGAGATCTATTATAAGTCTGACATCGATTTTAATCCTGACGACTACGTCACCAAACAGATCTTTTACCAGAGCAAGGATGGAACAAATGTGCCCATGTTTATTGTTCATAAGAAGGATTTAAAACTGGATGGCAAAAATCCTGTGTTTCTATATGGTTATGGCGGATTTAATATCAGCATGACGCCATATTTCAGCATCAGCCGCCTGATATTTCTTGAGAACGGTGGCGTGTATGCCATGCCGAATATCAGGGGCGGAGGAGAATATGGTGAGGAATGGCACAAAGCCGGAACAAAACTGCAAAAGCAGAATGTCTTTGATGATTTTATTGCTGCAGCAGAATACCTTATAAAAGAAAAGTACAGCAATCCATCCAAAATTGCCATATCAGGTGGTTCCAATGGCGGGCTGCTGGTAGGTGCCTGCATGATACAGCGTCCAGATCTCTTTAAAGTGGCTCTTCCGGCTGTTGGCGTTATGGACATGTTGCGCTACCACAAGTTTACCATCGGCTGGGCGTGGGCCAGTGACTATGGAACCAGCGAGGATGATACTGCCATGTTCAACTACCTGTATGGTTATTCACCCCTCCATACTATTAAAGAGGGTGTGAATTACCCGGCCACATTGATCACCACTGCCGATCATGATGACCGTGTGGTGCCGGCGCACTCTTTCAAATTTGCGGCTGCCCTGCAGGCTAAGAACAAGGGAGACAATCCTGTTCTCATCCGGATTGAAACGCGTGCCGGGCATGGTGCCGGAACCCCCACTGCCAAGCTCATCGATGAGGTGACAGATACATGGGCATTTACATTATATAATTTGGGAGTGGTACCAAAATGATAAGTGAATAGATCCTACTGATCATTGATGGGTTCCATCCGGAAAAACATCAGGCCTGCTGAAATCCGGATTAGAAAGAAAAGAATTATCGGTCAGTGTCAGAAGAAATGCTTTCAGGTCAGCTTTTTCGGCCGGCGTCAAGCGGGCACCACCGGTGCTCACATGGTGCATCAGGGGATTTATATATGGCGACCAGACTACACTATCGGAATAAAAATTAATCACTTCATCCAATGTGGCAAACCTTCCATCGTGCATATATGGTCCGGTGAGGGCGATATTTCGCAGCGTTGTCGCCTTGTACGCACCCATATCCGCTGTATTGCCGGTCACATGATAGCGGTCGCGTGTGTCTTCATGGGGTCCTGTAAAGATTGAATCCTTGCCGTTATTATAGAACAGGTTGGTCGTAAACAATGGATTACCGGAGCCTCCGTGGCAGTGAAAGCAGTCACCGCCATACTCCGTTGTAAACAGAACATACCCGCTCAGTTCCGGCTCCGTCAGCTGCTCCTCCCCTCTCATGTACCTGTCAAACTTTGACCCGGAAGATATCAGCGTGCGGATGAACTGTGCTATCGCCTTGCTAATGCGGTCGAATGTTACTACCTCTGAACCGAAGGCCTTTTTGAAGAGTTCCGGGTATCCCGGTAAATTTTGAAACATGGCCTTAACCCTTGTTGTATCGCTATCCATTTCATGTTTCGCGACAATGCCCATCCTGACAATATCTTCCAGCGTCCTGAAATCAGGCTGGGGATTATCCTTGCTTACAAGTCCATTCCATAAATATCCGGTGTTATTCCATACTAGGTTTATGAGGGGCAGCATGACATGTGGAGTTGGCGTTCCGGTAATACCATGGGGATGACCATTAACGAAGACCGGATGGTTAATACCGCATTCGAACGAATTTTCCTGAAGATGACATGTGGAGCACGACATGAGTGAGTCCGGATTGGTCCTTCCCGACAGCCGTCCATCATAAAACAGGTACCTGCCGAGTTCAACACCTTCAACAGTCATCGGATTATCATCCGGAATATTCAGCTCGGAAGGGAAAAATTTTGGAATACTAATTTGATAGGGCGTGGGGTGATATGGTTCTGGAACATCATCCCTGTTACAGGAAAAAAAGGAAATTGAAATGATCAAAAACATCAACAACACATACTTCTCCAGCTGGCGCTCGTTTCCGAACGAGTGCCCGGTTTCAGCGCGTTTGAAACGCGCTACTCTTTTACACGCGTCAAAGACGCGCGCTAGCAATTGAGCCATTTCTGATATGCAATTTTCATTTTTCACTTCTATGGGCCATCACAATAACGCAAACTTGGGTCTAGTATGCATGATTTGAATTACCCCGTGCTTTAGCTCGGGGTCAGAAAAACAACACCAAACCGGACTTTAGTCCAAGACCTTATTTACGACACTATCTAATTCGATGCCTTTGTTTCGGGCTTAAGCCCAAATTTTATTTGTTGCCTGATACCCCGGACTGAAGTCCGGGGCCATTTAACTAATTGTCATTTTTAATTTTTCAATTTTCATTTTTCACTAATAATATGTACTATGCTGAATACATCTTCCTTTCCATTCATGCATGCCATATGCATCCCTTCCTGGTTCTGCATGAGATTCTCACCATAAACTGCAAAATCAAAGATATACGGATTTTGGAACCAGTTTTCGATATTCATGATAATCTGGATTTCTGTCGTTGATCCGTCGTTTATCTTAAAGGCTGATCCCGGCAGGTCGACACGAAAAGCGTTGTGAACAAATCCAATAATGGTGTCATTGTCATAGATCTGGCCAATACCTAAATGCAACATGAACATACTATTGTCAGACATTGTATCATTGCGCCATTTTCCGTTCATCTTCATATAATGGTATCCACCCCCAAGCACTTCGGGCCAGAACATATCCCGTTCAGGCGGATTTACAAACATATTTGACTGATTTTTCACTGAATCGATGCCAAAAGTGAATGACACCGAATTACAAAAACCTTCCGGGATGTCCTTTTCAGTATTCCATGTCATAGTGGAAGGAATATCATTATCCACATAATGTATTCCTTCTGTCCCGTCCAGAAGAAAGTCATTACCGTCGGCCATGTGTAATGTGATGTCCGAAATAAAATACTGTACCTCTGTCACCATATAATGATTACCTGCAGCATTGGTATATTTCATGGTATCAATTTGTAATGGGGCATCATCCACAAAATGTGCAAAGGTCAATACCATTTTGCCGGAGCCGGTAATTTCATCCTTCTTGCACGACTGGAGGAACAGAAAGCCGAAAAGAAGGAGATAGAGGTAATAAGGAAGTTTAATTTTAATCATTTTCTGAGTTATTGGCCTCACCCCCCGTTCCTCCCGCTTTTCAGCGGGACAGGCTCTCTCCCGTGGGAGAGGGGGTGAAGGGGGTGAGGTGGTTTGCTTACATATAAACGCCGATCAGGTAAAATTATGTTATTTTTGTCAAAAAAAATCGGGATGAAACTAAAAATTGGGGATAAGGTTAAGTTTCTGAACCAGAGTGGCGGCGGCATCGTATCCAAAGTCATCAGCAGCAACATGGTCCATGTGGCCATCGAAGATGGTTTTGATATACCCACTATGGCCAGTGAACTGGTAAAAATTGAAGATGATGATCCTTTGGCTGGTTACTATGGTGGATTTTCTGCAGTGACACCGCCTAAAAAGGCGGATAGCGCTGCGGATATGGATTATTATAACCGAATCACGGCTCTGGTAAAATATCCGTCCAAGCCCGATTTTCAGCCTGGCCTCTACCTGGCATTTGTTCCACATGATCAGAAATGGCTTTTGACCGGATTATTGGATATTTATGTGATAAATTATACTGATTTCGAAATACTGTACAGCTACTTTCTGAAAGAGCAAAGCGGATCATGGGCAGGCATCGATTATGATGTCATAACCGAAAGATCCAAATGTTTGCTGGAGACTATTAAACGGGAAGATATTGAACATTGGTCTGAAGGGGTTGTCCAATTTCTTTTTCATAAGGACCGGCATGTGTCAGTCCTTGAACCTGTCAGTGCAACATACAGGATAAAACCGGCGAAATTTTACAAAGAAGTTCATTACACCGAGTCGTCGTTTCTTTCCGAAAGGGCGGTCATCATTAGATTATCCCTGCTGACCGAAACACCAATAGTTCCTCCTGAAGAAAAAAAAGAGGCAGATTCTGCTCCGAAAATTTCCCAGAAGGATATATCTTCTGCACCAGTAATGCCGGAAAGCCTGATAGATAAACACCGCATAGCAGCGCGCACCGCTGAAGTTGACCTGCATATATCCGCATTGGTTGATGATTATTCCCACCTTAAAAATCATGAAATCCTAAAAATCCAGACCGAATATTTTATCAGATGCCTCGAAAGCGCCATTGAAAGCCATTATAATAAAATCTACTTCATATATGGTGTCGGCAATGGCACATTGAAAGCCAGGGTGCAGGAATATCTGAAAGACTATAATGAGAGCCTGGAATACAGGGATGCACCTTATGATAAATATGGAACAGGTGCGGTTGAGGTGGTCATCAGGGAAAATTTATAAAACAGTGTTGCACTTATGGATTGAAGCTACCAAATAATCTTTTGTCGTATTTCATTCTAACATTAAGTTTGATTGTTGTAATTTTGGAGTATAATTTAGCTTATGATTCCACAAGATGATAAATTGATTAAGATCAAGAAGAGCATTTTAAGCTTTTTCCCGGATTGCAAAATCATCTTATTTGGCTCCAGGGCAAAAGACAACTATGATGAAAAAAGCGATTATGATCTGGTCATTATCGTACCCATTAATTATGAGACAAAGGTTAAACTGAATTTTCAGGCATCATTACGACAAGCCCTTGCCAAACTGAAAATACCTGCTGATATACTCATCCAATCTGAATCAGAGTTTGAAGCTCATAAAAATTTGAATGGTCATATCATTAAAGAGGTAGCAAAAGAAGGTATACTGATATGATATTTGATAAGAAGGAATTTGTAAAGCAGTGGATTGAAAAGGCCAAAGAAGATAAACTGGTCATCGAAAGGATGACAGTACCTGAAATATTGGCTCCTGCTGCTGTTTGTTTTCACTGTCAGCAAATGGTTGAGAAATACTTGAAAGCCTTATTTGATTACTAAGGTTTCGGTCAACCTTTTCTCCGTACTTTCGCTCAATCGGCCATCGGCAATCGGCAATCGCCTAATCAAGATAGTAACTCTTTAGCTCGCGTCACAGAGGCGTACCAGCAAGGGGGACTATTCCCACCTTAAAAATCATGAAATCCTAAAAATTCAGACCGATTATTTTATCAGATGCCTCGAAAGTGCCATTGAAAACCATTATAATAAAATCTATTTCATCCATGGCATAGGCAATGGCACATTGAAAGCCAAGGTACAGGATTATCTGAAAGACTATAATGAGAGCCTGGAATACAGGGATGCTCCTTATGATAAATATGGAACAGGCGCGGTTGAGGTGGTTATAAGGGAAAATTTATGAAGACAGTGTTGAACTTACAAGTTGAATATACCTTTATCTGCAAATAACATAGATCTGTCTTTAATACTTATTTTTTCCGTAATTTGCAGATAAAATCCTAAATAGTTGTGCTCAATAGTTCCAAGATTTTGAATTCATCGATTTATGACAGATATAAATAAAATCACTTCAAAAGACATAGCCTACACAACAGCTAAAGCAGCAATTGGATCTATTCCCATTGTTGGTGCTGCCGCATCAGAACTACTTGGACTAATCGTTGCTCCCCCACTTGAAAAGCGAAGAGCAAAATGGATGACTGAAATCGGACAAAAACTAAAGGACCTTGAAGAAGTTAAGCGAATTGATATCCAAAGCCTGACTGAGAACCAACAATTTATTGACACCGTACTTCAAGCGACAAGTTTTGCATTAAAAACAAGTGATGAAGAGAAAATTTTAGCATTTCGAAATGCGATAATAAATACTGCCTTATGC
This genomic window from Bacteroidota bacterium contains:
- a CDS encoding prolyl oligopeptidase family serine peptidase is translated as MKKIIYCLLLTGIVIMFSCMKKQKIDYPLTKADTITNTYFGVTVPDPYRWLENDTTKETAQWVEEENKVTFAYLDKIPFRDKLRERITSLWNYPKYGVPFRKGSHYFFSKNDGLQNQSIYYIQDSLGGEPSILLDPNKFSQDGTIALAGLAISKDGKYLAYATAEAGSDWNKIYVMDIDTKEKLADELLWVKFSGMAWKDDGFYYSRYTEPKGESELSSKNENQKVYYHKLGTPQSTDVLIYENKENPMRMYGAATTEDERFLLLYESESTQGNALYYKDLGKKDGEFIQLAPGFEFEYGVVDNMGDELIIRTNDSAPRYKLMLVDLKNPAINDWKAIIPEKTEVLDGVTLAGGKVIAQYMKDAQSKAYIYDTKGTQEGELTLPGLGTLAGFSGRIEDDIAFYLYTSFTFPATVYKYNVPQNRSEIYYKSDIDFNPDDYVTKQIFYQSKDGTNVPMFIVHKKDLKLDGKNPVFLYGYGGFNISMTPYFSISRLIFLENGGVYAMPNIRGGGEYGEEWHKAGTKLQKQNVFDDFIAAAEYLIKEKYSNPSKIAISGGSNGGLLVGACMIQRPDLFKVALPAVGVMDMLRYHKFTIGWAWASDYGTSEDDTAMFNYLYGYSPLHTIKEGVNYPATLITTADHDDRVVPAHSFKFAAALQAKNKGDNPVLIRIETRAGHGAGTPTAKLIDEVTDTWAFTLYNLGVVPK
- a CDS encoding cytochrome-c peroxidase; translated protein: MAQLLARVFDACKRVARFKRAETGHSFGNERQLEKYVLLMFLIISISFFSCNRDDVPEPYHPTPYQISIPKFFPSELNIPDDNPMTVEGVELGRYLFYDGRLSGRTNPDSLMSCSTCHLQENSFECGINHPVFVNGHPHGITGTPTPHVMLPLINLVWNNTGYLWNGLVSKDNPQPDFRTLEDIVRMGIVAKHEMDSDTTRVKAMFQNLPGYPELFKKAFGSEVVTFDRISKAIAQFIRTLISSGSKFDRYMRGEEQLTEPELSGYVLFTTEYGGDCFHCHGGSGNPLFTTNLFYNNGKDSIFTGPHEDTRDRYHVTGNTADMGAYKATTLRNIALTGPYMHDGRFATLDEVINFYSDSVVWSPYINPLMHHVSTGGARLTPAEKADLKAFLLTLTDNSFLSNPDFSRPDVFPDGTHQ
- a CDS encoding DUF2027 domain-containing protein, with amino-acid sequence MKLKIGDKVKFLNQSGGGIVSKVISSNMVHVAIEDGFDIPTMASELVKIEDDDPLAGYYGGFSAVTPPKKADSAADMDYYNRITALVKYPSKPDFQPGLYLAFVPHDQKWLLTGLLDIYVINYTDFEILYSYFLKEQSGSWAGIDYDVITERSKCLLETIKREDIEHWSEGVVQFLFHKDRHVSVLEPVSATYRIKPAKFYKEVHYTESSFLSERAVIIRLSLLTETPIVPPEEKKEADSAPKISQKDISSAPVMPESLIDKHRIAARTAEVDLHISALVDDYSHLKNHEILKIQTEYFIRCLESAIESHYNKIYFIYGVGNGTLKARVQEYLKDYNESLEYRDAPYDKYGTGAVEVVIRENL
- a CDS encoding nucleotidyltransferase domain-containing protein — its product is MIPQDDKLIKIKKSILSFFPDCKIILFGSRAKDNYDEKSDYDLVIIVPINYETKVKLNFQASLRQALAKLKIPADILIQSESEFEAHKNLNGHIIKEVAKEGILI
- a CDS encoding HEPN domain-containing protein, whose translation is MIFDKKEFVKQWIEKAKEDKLVIERMTVPEILAPAAVCFHCQQMVEKYLKALFDY
- a CDS encoding Smr/MutS family protein, which encodes MRCLESAIENHYNKIYFIHGIGNGTLKAKVQDYLKDYNESLEYRDAPYDKYGTGAVEVVIRENL